The following proteins are encoded in a genomic region of Labeo rohita strain BAU-BD-2019 chromosome 5, IGBB_LRoh.1.0, whole genome shotgun sequence:
- the fkbp6 gene encoding inactive peptidyl-prolyl cis-trans isomerase FKBP6: MSTNGKTSRILQFMAPDERRQFGIETPFQRLAWQMQDILGDGGILKEVVHAGEGPPVPKHASVSIHFSGFIEYSETPFETTSHLKYPRMMKLGRDVTLYGLELGLLTMKKGEFSRFLFKPKYAYGDLGCPPHIPPLATVLYEVQVLDFLDSAQVDEFMDLSMEEQNNVPLSTFLNVLETQRSFGNLCFNKKRYEDARERYKQAMTLLENREPVDDKEKKCLENMKLPFLLNLSLTYLKLEKPQKALCYGQKALDISPQNTKALFRCGQACLEMSDYEKAQDYLTLAQAKKPFDPDINTLLKKLALCYKEYLDKEREMCSKMFSGFKRMRK, encoded by the exons ATGTCAACAAACGGCAAGACCTCGAGAATTTTACAGTTCATGGCCCCAGATGAGCGCCGTCAGTTTGGAATCGAG ACTCCGTTCCAGCGTCTGGCTTGGCAAATGCAAGACATATTAGGGGATGGAGGAATTCTCAAAGAGGTCGTCCATGCAGGGGAAGGTCCACCCGTACCCAAGCATGCCTCTGTATCAA TTCATTTCTCTGGTTTCATTGAGTACTCTGAAACACCATTTGAGACAACCAGCCACCTTAAATATCCGCGAATGATGAAGCTTGGTAGAG ATGTTACTTTGTATGGCCTAGAGCTTGGCCTTCTTACTATGAAGAAAGGCGAGTTCTCCCGTTTTCTCTTCAAGCCCAAATATGCCTATGGGGACCTTGGGTGCCCCCCGCACATACCTCCATTAGCCACAGTCCTCTATGAGGTGCAAGTCCTCGATTTCCTGGACTCAGCACAAGTGGATGAATTCATGGATTTGAGTATG GAAGAGCAGAACAATGTTCCTCTGTCCACATTTCTGAATGTCCTGGAGACACAGCGGAGCTTTGGCAACCTCTGCTTCAACAAGAAGCGCTATGAAGATGCTCGAGAGAGATACAAGCAG GCCATGACACTTTTGGAGAATCGTGAGCCGGTGGATGACAAAGAGAAGAAGTGTCTTGAGAACATGAAATTGCCTTTCCTGCTCAACCTCTCACTCACATACCTCAAACTGGAGAAACCCCAGAAGGCCCTTTGCTATGGGCAGAAAGCGCTGGATATCAGCCCTCAGAACACTAAAGCACTCTTCCGCTGCGGCCAG gcCTGTTTGGAGATGAGCGACTATGAGAAGGCACAAGATTACCTTACACTCGCTCAGGCCAAAAAGCCATTTGACCCTGACATCAACACCTTGCTGAAAAAGCTTGCTCT CTGCTACAAGGAATATTtggacaaagagagagagatgtgctCCAAGATGTTCTCAGGTTTTAAGCGGATGAGAAAGTGA